The following proteins are co-located in the Escherichia fergusonii ATCC 35469 genome:
- a CDS encoding putative frv operon regulatory protein — MLNERQLKIVDLLEQQPRTPGELAQQTGVSGRTILRDIDYLNFTLNGKARISASGNAGYQLEIFERRSFFQLLQKHDNDDRLLALLLLNTFTPRAQLASALNLPETWVAERLPRLKQRYERGFCLASRPGLGHFIDETEEKRIILLANLLRKDPFLIPLAGVTRDNFQQLTTACEKQRRWPLMQGDYLSSLILAIYALRNQFTDIWPEYPGSEIKQIVEYSGLFLGDNAVRTLTELIEKQYQQAEVISADHVLALLQRVPGIASLNIIDTQLVDNITGHLLRCLAAPVWIGEHRQSSMNNLKAAWPAAFDMSLHFITLLREQLDIPLFDSDLIGLYFACALERHQNERQPIILLSDQNAIATINQLAIERDVLNCRVIIARCLSELVAIREEIEPLLIINNSHYLLDDAVNNCITVKNIITAAGIEQIKHFLATAFIRQQPERFFSAPGSFHFSNVRGESWLHITRQICAQLVTQHHITADEAQRVIARESEGENLIVNRLAIPHCWSEQERRFRGFFITLAHPIGVNNEVINHVLIACAAADARHELKIFSYLASVLCQHPAETIAGLTGYEAFMALLRQG, encoded by the coding sequence ATGCTAAACGAACGCCAGTTAAAGATTGTCGATCTGCTGGAGCAACAGCCACGCACGCCTGGCGAGCTGGCGCAACAGACTGGCGTTTCTGGCAGGACCATCCTGCGTGATATTGACTATCTCAACTTTACCCTTAACGGCAAAGCCCGCATTTCCGCCAGTGGCAACGCGGGCTATCAGCTGGAAATCTTCGAGCGCCGCAGCTTTTTTCAGTTGCTGCAAAAGCACGATAACGACGATCGGCTGCTGGCGCTGTTATTACTGAATACCTTTACGCCCCGTGCGCAACTCGCCTCGGCGCTTAATTTGCCAGAAACGTGGGTAGCAGAGCGCCTGCCCCGCCTGAAACAGCGCTATGAACGCGGTTTTTGTCTCGCTAGTCGCCCTGGTTTGGGCCATTTCATTGATGAGACAGAAGAGAAACGCATTATTTTGCTGGCGAATCTTTTACGCAAAGATCCGTTTTTAATTCCGCTGGCGGGCGTAACACGAGACAATTTTCAACAATTAACCACCGCCTGCGAAAAGCAACGTCGCTGGCCGCTGATGCAAGGCGACTATCTCTCAAGCCTGATTCTGGCTATTTACGCGTTGCGTAATCAGTTTACTGACATATGGCCTGAATATCCCGGTAGCGAGATAAAACAGATCGTTGAATATAGCGGCCTGTTTCTTGGTGATAACGCTGTAAGAACGCTGACGGAGTTGATAGAAAAACAGTATCAGCAAGCAGAGGTAATTTCTGCCGATCATGTGCTGGCATTGCTGCAAAGGGTGCCGGGCATTGCGTCATTGAATATTATTGATACGCAGCTGGTTGATAATATTACCGGGCATTTATTACGTTGCCTTGCCGCGCCGGTGTGGATTGGTGAGCACCGCCAAAGCAGCATGAATAACCTGAAAGCCGCCTGGCCTGCGGCCTTTGATATGAGTCTGCACTTTATTACGCTACTGCGTGAACAGCTCGATATTCCCCTTTTCGACAGCGATCTGATCGGTTTGTATTTTGCCTGTGCGCTGGAACGGCATCAAAACGAACGCCAGCCGATCATTTTGCTCTCTGATCAGAACGCGATTGCCACTATTAATCAGCTCGCCATTGAGCGCGACGTCCTGAATTGTCGGGTGATTATTGCCCGCTGCTTAAGCGAACTGGTTGCCATTCGCGAAGAGATTGAGCCGTTATTGATCATTAATAACAGCCATTATTTACTGGATGACGCGGTCAATAATTGCATCACTGTAAAAAATATCATTACGGCTGCCGGTATCGAACAAATAAAACATTTTCTGGCGACGGCATTTATTCGCCAGCAACCGGAGCGTTTTTTCTCTGCCCCCGGAAGTTTTCATTTTTCGAATGTACGCGGTGAAAGCTGGCTACATATTACCCGGCAAATATGTGCGCAATTAGTGACGCAACACCACATTACCGCCGATGAAGCACAAAGGGTCATCGCCCGCGAAAGCGAAGGCGAAAACCTGATTGTTAATCGTCTCGCCATCCCACATTGCTGGAGCGAACAGGAACGCCGTTTTCGTGGATTTTTTATTACCCTCGCCCACCCGATCGGGGTGAATAACGAAGTCATTAACCATGTGTTGATTGCCTGTGCCGCCGCCGATGCGCGCCACGAGTTGAAAATATTCAGCTATCTGGCAAGCGTATTGTGCCAGCATCCGGCAGAGACTATTGCCGGGTTAACAGGGTATGAGGCGTTTATGGCGTTACTTCGCCAGGGCTAA
- a CDS encoding ATP-binding protein: MSTLQLPGSSYSTEVNLNGLIEVLSKHLYSTPVVAVRELVQNGHDAIVRRRIEQPDAPKDNQIRVVADVAKSTIIISDTGAGLTESEIHGFLATVGVGYTRMLRQQDDNTGLIGMFGLGFLSAFVLAKEVTVLTTSWQTPDQSWKYHSTDGQKYTVTPHQSSAPGTQVILTLKEEYSHLASNNLLNRVLSRYCILLHEPVYVGDASEPVNKLQPPWREVAPEGVTMHRALVQRKNLAFAAQFESSFEPICTIPVVPVGMSDAVGILWIQDGATYGTSDNRNLSLFLRGMLLDDEARELLPPWAGFIGGVIESSKLTPTASREDLQRDETWVAVQEALKETLISGLSDLAQNQPEIWRRVLMRHNEALLGAALCDDRLFDLLKDRLQVPTSKGALLAKDLRVNNSIHILLSRDGGFEEMLFHILQRPVARGDRYAVVPFLRRWALLYHCRIIEVGTQTGNEQLFSLAELPEEQVAYLEEHLCDGEQLIISRFEPAVLPLVVTPDREAELKQILEQDNADKRISTAALMLARQFTSQIQKTKTSSLYINLNNPCIMQLVTALQHQQQPAAALRLLKSLKVILCSSGNKEQQWDLHQALEDFTQVIPVLINQGK, translated from the coding sequence ATGAGTACATTACAGTTACCTGGCAGTTCATATTCTACAGAAGTTAATTTAAACGGCTTAATTGAGGTGCTCAGTAAGCATCTTTACTCCACTCCCGTGGTTGCCGTGCGCGAGCTGGTGCAGAACGGCCATGATGCGATCGTGCGCCGCAGGATTGAGCAGCCCGATGCGCCAAAGGATAACCAAATTCGTGTAGTGGCAGACGTGGCGAAGTCCACTATCATCATTAGCGATACTGGCGCTGGCCTCACTGAAAGTGAAATTCATGGCTTTCTTGCCACGGTTGGCGTCGGTTATACCCGAATGTTGCGCCAGCAGGATGACAACACCGGTTTAATTGGTATGTTCGGCCTCGGTTTTTTGTCAGCGTTTGTACTGGCAAAAGAGGTCACGGTGTTGACCACATCCTGGCAAACGCCGGATCAGAGCTGGAAATACCACTCTACCGACGGGCAAAAATACACCGTTACGCCGCATCAGTCCTCGGCGCCGGGAACGCAGGTGATTCTGACGCTCAAAGAAGAGTACAGCCATCTGGCGAGTAATAATCTGCTGAACCGCGTTCTTTCCCGCTACTGCATATTGCTGCACGAACCAGTCTATGTCGGTGATGCCAGCGAGCCGGTGAATAAACTGCAACCACCGTGGCGTGAAGTTGCCCCCGAAGGCGTAACCATGCACCGCGCGCTGGTACAGCGTAAAAATCTCGCCTTTGCCGCACAGTTTGAATCCTCCTTCGAACCGATTTGCACCATTCCGGTGGTGCCCGTGGGGATGAGCGACGCGGTTGGGATTTTATGGATTCAGGATGGCGCAACCTACGGCACCAGCGATAACCGCAACCTGTCGCTGTTTTTGCGCGGTATGTTACTGGATGATGAAGCGCGTGAGTTGTTACCTCCCTGGGCCGGATTTATTGGCGGCGTGATTGAGTCATCGAAACTAACGCCGACGGCGAGCCGGGAAGATCTCCAGCGGGACGAAACCTGGGTTGCGGTGCAGGAGGCGTTAAAAGAGACGCTGATTTCTGGTTTGTCCGATCTCGCACAAAATCAGCCAGAAATATGGCGGCGTGTATTAATGCGCCACAACGAAGCGTTGCTCGGTGCGGCATTGTGTGATGACCGTCTGTTTGATTTGCTCAAAGATCGCTTGCAGGTGCCAACGTCAAAAGGGGCGTTGCTGGCGAAGGATTTACGCGTTAATAACAGCATTCATATTCTGTTAAGCCGCGACGGCGGTTTTGAAGAGATGTTGTTCCACATTCTGCAACGGCCCGTTGCCCGTGGCGATCGCTATGCCGTCGTGCCATTTTTACGTCGCTGGGCGCTGTTATATCACTGCCGGATTATCGAAGTCGGTACGCAAACGGGCAATGAGCAGTTGTTCAGCCTGGCAGAATTACCCGAAGAGCAGGTGGCTTATCTGGAAGAGCATCTCTGCGATGGCGAGCAATTAATTATCTCCCGCTTCGAACCCGCCGTTTTACCGTTAGTGGTCACGCCAGACCGCGAAGCAGAATTAAAACAAATTCTCGAACAGGATAACGCAGATAAACGCATCAGTACCGCAGCGTTAATGCTGGCGCGGCAATTTACCTCGCAAATCCAAAAAACGAAAACCTCAAGTTTATACATCAACCTTAATAACCCTTGCATCATGCAACTGGTGACGGCATTACAACACCAGCAACAGCCCGCAGCGGCATTACGCTTATTAAAATCGCTGAAAGTGATTTTGTGCTCCAGCGGTAATAAAGAACAGCAGTGGGATTTACACCAGGCACTGGAAGATTTTACTCAGGTTATTCCTGTCTTAATTAATCAAGGAAAATAA
- a CDS encoding inverse autotransporter beta domain-containing protein — protein sequence MISARFHSSRLTRAVASLCIVTQVLFPVASTAGHRVAAPQAAPAVLSEQDATAAQVAGMTTQAAGMLQSGMNSRQAAEMARGYATSTAQSAFQEWLSQWGTVRVTLGLDEDFTLKGSAFDLLLPWHDTPENLLFTQHSFHRTDDRNQLNTGAGWRHFAPDYMAGVNLFFDHDLTRYHSRMGLGGEYWRDNLKLGANGYLRLSGWRDAPELDYDYEARPANGWDVRAEGYLPAYPQLGATLMYEQYYGDEVALFGKDKRQQDPHAFTAGLSYTPVPLISLSAEQKQGKGGENDTRFALNLTYTPGVSLAHQLDPDAVAYRRSLAGSRHDLVERNNNIVLEYRKKELVKLQLHDPVTGKGGEQKPLVASLQSKYALKTLRAEAAELQSAGGVVNTEANQVTVTLPEYRYTATPQTDNVYRVAVTAEDEKGNRSNREEASVVVLAPQLSAQHSQVTSDKTTLKPDGTEKAVLTFRAQDAEGKAVSALTVSTSFTAPQGMALVLSDTFTETETKGTYTAELKGTMPGEVRVMPQVAGKDAAKDAVTVTLVNTTPVSEHSSITLSPAVSRADRAGQAFRAGDAVTATVILRDEQQRPVIHQAALLTEESVTVSGMEPAAGAAWQEEDGGIYRMQYIAKNARDAHKATLRLADGSKSTEPYAIHPGEANPTKSLLGTDKPAILANGDDTATLEFIARDAYDNIVSDLTIDAVAETSQKMDITLSKHFSQEKPGTYTAVLHGTTPGDVYIMPKVGNLALAGAPVKVQLKSAGASVKESTLAVASTEYRAGDEMVVALALRDKFGNPLGSEEALQTAEKLEVQHAWPLQAWKEIGEDKYERIYQAQNTGANLQARLTISDGDISSEPYLIIAGDVNAGQSALSANPTSIEANNKEMPSTLTYKAMDAWKNPVTGLTDNNSLTLKVTGLGGTEFSGFTDKGEGIYTGTLTGTQSGQASLMPQVNNVDMAPDVTSVTLTAGKAVAKNSRINVGAANFTAGTRFTVTVTLRDASENPVTGAEDLLTNETVKVPGATRKGAEWTGNGDGTYRAEWEAEQAGNGYKATLHLAGWGDEEMQSAPYNIQPGEPTEAQSHISTDGTIFTTGDAIPVTVTLKDAWGNHTPGQASYLSTHVVAAHTVPQPTQWQENSDGTYSAQFIAGEPGTGLQVTLNQDSGWKVAAIYSIIAGEPAINNSFVDTDKNNYQAGNNMLISVKLADSRGNALSGREAILNDAVAVGSATRKEGSVWTEDTQHKGTYTAYYMAQHAGQDSVKLTLDDGAKSSDAYTIVAAAPVDKNSAIQRGEAATYTAGDTLKLTVTLQDNWGNPVSGMENVLEGSVTLPEAEIQESGWQQTSPGVYEANWTARIAGPSLTAKLELEGWRKETAPFVIVAAGPDYENSSLRTSNFAFTAGDDITITVILMDANENPVTGAEGLLTNETVKVPGATRKGTVWTDKGDGTYRAEWEAEQAGNGYKATLHLAGWGDEERQSDPYNIQPGEPAEAQSGISTDGDTFVAGQFIPVTVTLKDAWGNHVPAQESYLATHVVAAHTVPQPTQWQENSDGTYSAQFIAGEPGADLQVTLNQDSGWKVAATYSIIDAQPVIDNSFVDTDKDSYQAGDDMLITVKLADSRGNALSGREAILNDAVEVGSATRKEGSIWTEDTQHKGTYTAYYMAQIAGQDSVKLALDDGVKSSDTYTIVAAAPVVKNSAIQRGEAATYTAGDTLTLTVTLQDDWGNPVSGMENILRDSVTLPEAGLQERGWQQTPSGEYEANWTAQKAGTSLTASLELEGWRKETAPFAIVAGTPVQSESSLQTDKESYTVEDTLELTVTLRDAWKNPVSGKLALVNDAVLTIDAASATDVFSEGDTAGTYIRHFTLNSWRDSTQVSIRLQTWDRDATSNPYSVERRRLPMTGTIVANDGNFGLDEGFPTTGFIGAWFILSSDMQIEYDKTTCGGNENSCDWLHVNTMSPNSHEVSFIGQPTSETREVTINFISLSDDNIIYTYTFNLTAWFSTISPVQDTRQQAIDRCGGAENLPLLKDLTSATALGQPGIRGIGNLHGEWGNINRILNTSIFNVWTNEIFPPVYYYIVNVSVGIPNMQSENAHINTICRTIL from the coding sequence ATGATTTCTGCCCGGTTTCATTCATCACGCCTGACCCGTGCCGTGGCGTCACTGTGCATTGTCACCCAGGTACTGTTCCCGGTAGCCTCCACTGCCGGTCACCGCGTTGCCGCGCCTCAGGCGGCGCCTGCTGTGCTGTCTGAGCAGGATGCGACAGCGGCACAGGTGGCAGGGATGACCACTCAGGCCGCGGGAATGCTACAGTCGGGAATGAACAGCCGCCAGGCCGCAGAGATGGCGCGCGGCTACGCGACCAGCACGGCGCAGTCGGCCTTCCAGGAGTGGCTGAGTCAGTGGGGAACGGTACGGGTGACGCTGGGACTGGATGAGGATTTCACCCTCAAAGGCTCGGCTTTCGACCTGCTACTGCCGTGGCATGACACCCCGGAAAACCTGCTCTTTACCCAGCACAGCTTTCACCGCACCGATGACCGCAACCAGCTCAACACCGGAGCGGGCTGGCGCCATTTTGCGCCGGATTACATGGCTGGCGTGAACCTGTTTTTTGACCATGACCTGACCCGCTACCACAGCCGCATGGGCCTCGGTGGCGAGTACTGGCGCGACAACCTGAAGCTCGGGGCCAATGGTTACCTGCGCCTGTCCGGCTGGCGGGATGCGCCGGAGCTTGACTACGACTATGAAGCCCGTCCGGCGAACGGCTGGGATGTGCGGGCCGAAGGTTATCTGCCCGCGTACCCGCAACTGGGGGCGACGCTGATGTATGAGCAGTACTACGGCGATGAAGTCGCGCTGTTCGGCAAAGACAAGCGCCAGCAGGATCCGCACGCCTTCACCGCCGGGCTGAGCTACACCCCGGTGCCACTAATTTCACTGAGCGCAGAGCAGAAACAGGGCAAAGGTGGCGAGAACGACACCCGCTTTGCCCTCAACCTGACCTACACGCCGGGCGTGAGTCTGGCCCACCAGCTTGATCCGGACGCGGTGGCGTACCGCCGGAGCCTCGCCGGTAGCCGCCATGACCTGGTGGAGCGTAACAACAATATCGTGCTGGAGTACCGCAAGAAGGAACTGGTGAAACTGCAACTTCACGATCCGGTGACCGGCAAAGGCGGCGAGCAGAAACCTTTAGTGGCTTCGCTGCAAAGTAAATATGCGCTGAAGACATTACGGGCCGAAGCGGCAGAACTGCAAAGCGCGGGTGGCGTGGTGAATACTGAGGCTAATCAGGTCACCGTCACCCTGCCGGAGTACCGTTACACGGCGACGCCACAGACCGACAATGTTTACCGGGTGGCAGTGACCGCAGAAGATGAAAAAGGCAACCGCAGCAACCGCGAAGAGGCCTCGGTGGTGGTGCTGGCACCGCAACTGAGTGCGCAGCACTCACAGGTGACCAGTGATAAAACCACGCTGAAACCGGATGGCACAGAGAAAGCGGTGCTGACCTTCCGCGCACAGGATGCAGAGGGCAAAGCGGTGAGCGCGCTTACGGTAAGCACCTCGTTTACTGCCCCGCAAGGGATGGCGCTGGTGCTCAGCGACACCTTCACCGAGACAGAGACGAAAGGGACGTATACGGCTGAACTCAAAGGCACGATGCCGGGCGAGGTCCGCGTGATGCCACAGGTCGCCGGTAAGGATGCGGCAAAAGACGCGGTGACGGTAACATTAGTCAACACCACCCCCGTGAGCGAACACTCCTCCATAACCCTGTCGCCGGCGGTCTCAAGGGCAGACCGGGCCGGACAGGCTTTCCGCGCCGGGGATGCGGTGACAGCCACCGTCATACTCCGGGATGAACAGCAGCGCCCGGTCATTCACCAGGCGGCGTTACTGACCGAAGAATCGGTTACGGTAAGCGGGATGGAACCGGCAGCGGGAGCAGCATGGCAGGAAGAAGACGGCGGCATTTACCGGATGCAGTACATCGCGAAAAACGCCCGTGATGCCCACAAAGCGACGCTCAGACTCGCCGACGGCAGCAAATCCACCGAACCGTATGCCATTCATCCCGGTGAAGCGAATCCCACAAAATCTCTTCTTGGCACTGATAAACCTGCCATTCTCGCTAACGGTGACGATACCGCAACGCTGGAATTTATAGCGCGAGATGCTTACGACAACATTGTCAGCGACCTGACAATAGACGCGGTGGCAGAAACATCACAGAAGATGGACATTACGTTGAGTAAACACTTCTCGCAGGAGAAGCCGGGCACCTACACCGCCGTGCTTCACGGCACCACGCCGGGTGATGTCTATATTATGCCCAAAGTCGGTAACCTGGCATTGGCCGGTGCGCCAGTGAAAGTGCAACTAAAATCTGCGGGGGCTTCGGTGAAAGAGTCCACCCTCGCCGTGGCGAGTACAGAGTACCGGGCTGGCGATGAAATGGTTGTCGCCCTGGCACTCAGGGATAAATTCGGCAATCCTCTGGGGAGCGAGGAAGCACTGCAGACTGCTGAGAAACTGGAGGTGCAACATGCCTGGCCGCTACAGGCGTGGAAGGAAATCGGAGAGGACAAATACGAGCGGATTTATCAGGCACAGAACACTGGCGCTAACCTGCAAGCCCGGCTGACAATCTCTGACGGTGATATCTCGTCGGAGCCTTACCTTATCATCGCTGGTGATGTGAATGCCGGGCAGTCGGCGCTTAGCGCAAATCCAACGTCGATTGAAGCGAATAACAAGGAGATGCCCAGTACGCTGACCTACAAGGCGATGGACGCCTGGAAAAACCCCGTCACAGGCCTGACGGACAATAACAGCCTGACACTGAAAGTTACCGGGCTGGGCGGGACGGAGTTCAGCGGATTTACCGACAAGGGCGAAGGCATCTACACTGGCACGCTGACGGGGACCCAGTCCGGTCAGGCCTCTCTGATGCCCCAGGTCAATAATGTGGATATGGCGCCGGATGTCACCTCCGTGACATTAACCGCCGGGAAAGCGGTGGCGAAAAATTCCCGCATCAATGTGGGCGCGGCGAATTTCACCGCCGGAACACGGTTCACCGTGACGGTAACCCTGCGCGACGCGTCGGAAAACCCGGTAACTGGTGCAGAAGATCTTCTTACTAATGAGACTGTTAAAGTACCGGGTGCAACACGCAAGGGGGCGGAGTGGACCGGTAACGGCGACGGAACATACCGTGCCGAATGGGAAGCAGAACAAGCCGGTAACGGATACAAAGCCACACTTCACCTGGCGGGATGGGGTGATGAGGAAATGCAATCGGCCCCCTATAACATTCAGCCCGGTGAACCAACAGAGGCGCAGTCACACATCAGCACTGACGGTACAATTTTCACCACCGGTGACGCCATTCCTGTCACCGTAACGCTGAAAGATGCGTGGGGAAATCATACCCCGGGGCAGGCGTCTTACCTGAGTACACATGTGGTTGCCGCCCACACAGTGCCGCAGCCCACGCAGTGGCAGGAAAACAGCGACGGCACCTACAGTGCGCAATTCATTGCCGGTGAACCTGGCACGGGTTTACAGGTGACATTAAACCAGGACAGCGGCTGGAAGGTCGCGGCGATCTACAGCATCATCGCTGGTGAACCGGCAATTAATAATTCCTTCGTTGATACGGATAAAAACAACTATCAGGCCGGTAACAATATGCTCATCAGCGTGAAACTGGCAGACAGTCGGGGTAACGCGCTGAGCGGGCGGGAAGCCATACTGAACGATGCCGTGGCGGTGGGTAGCGCCACCCGCAAAGAGGGCAGCGTCTGGACTGAGGATACGCAACACAAAGGCACCTACACGGCGTACTACATGGCGCAACATGCCGGGCAGGACAGCGTGAAACTGACGCTGGATGATGGTGCAAAATCCTCTGACGCCTACACCATTGTGGCGGCCGCGCCAGTCGACAAAAACTCCGCGATTCAACGTGGTGAGGCTGCGACCTATACCGCAGGTGACACCCTGAAACTCACCGTGACACTACAGGACAACTGGGGCAACCCGGTCAGCGGGATGGAAAACGTCCTTGAGGGCAGCGTGACGTTACCGGAAGCTGAAATTCAGGAAAGCGGCTGGCAGCAAACCTCACCCGGCGTATATGAAGCGAACTGGACTGCGCGAATAGCCGGTCCGTCGCTGACAGCGAAGCTTGAGCTGGAAGGCTGGCGTAAGGAGACGGCGCCTTTTGTTATTGTCGCTGCCGGGCCGGACTATGAAAACTCGTCCCTCCGCACCAGCAACTTCGCTTTTACGGCTGGCGATGATATCACCATTACGGTGATACTCATGGATGCGAATGAAAACCCGGTGACCGGTGCAGAAGGTCTTCTCACTAATGAGACCGTTAAGGTACCGGGCGCAACACGTAAGGGGACGGTATGGACCGATAAAGGCGACGGAACATACCGTGCCGAATGGGAAGCAGAGCAAGCCGGTAACGGATATAAAGCCACACTTCACCTGGCGGGATGGGGTGATGAGGAAAGGCAATCGGACCCCTATAACATTCAGCCCGGCGAACCGGCAGAGGCGCAGTCGGGCATCAGCACGGACGGGGATACCTTCGTGGCAGGTCAATTCATTCCTGTCACCGTAACGCTGAAGGATGCGTGGGGAAATCATGTTCCAGCGCAGGAGTCTTACCTGGCTACGCATGTGGTTGCCGCCCACACCGTGCCGCAGCCCACGCAGTGGCAGGAAAACAGCGACGGCACCTACAGTGCGCAATTCATTGCCGGTGAGCCCGGGGCAGATTTACAGGTGACGTTAAATCAGGACAGCGGCTGGAAGGTGGCGGCGACCTACAGCATCATCGACGCGCAACCGGTAATCGATAATTCCTTCGTTGATACGGATAAAGACAGCTACCAGGCCGGTGACGATATGCTCATTACCGTGAAACTGGCAGACAGTCGGGGTAACGCGCTGAGCGGGCGTGAAGCCATACTGAACGATGCCGTAGAGGTGGGTAGCGCCACCCGCAAAGAGGGCAGTATCTGGACTGAGGATACGCAACATAAAGGCACCTACACGGCGTACTACATGGCACAAATTGCCGGGCAGGACAGCGTGAAACTGGCGCTGGATGATGGTGTAAAATCCTCTGACACCTACACCATTGTGGCAGCTGCGCCGGTCGTCAAAAACTCCGCGATCCAACGCGGTGAGGCAGCAACTTACACCGCAGGTGACACCCTGACACTCACCGTGACGCTGCAGGACGACTGGGGCAACCCGGTCAGCGGCATGGAAAACATCCTCAGGGACAGCGTGACGTTACCGGAAGCCGGACTTCAGGAACGCGGCTGGCAGCAAACCCCGTCCGGGGAATACGAGGCGAACTGGACTGCGCAGAAAGCCGGTACGTCGCTGACAGCGTCGCTTGAGCTGGAAGGCTGGCGTAAGGAGACGGCACCTTTTGCTATCGTGGCGGGAACCCCTGTGCAGTCTGAGTCCAGCCTGCAAACGGACAAGGAGTCATATACCGTGGAGGATACTCTGGAACTGACGGTCACGCTCCGGGATGCCTGGAAAAATCCGGTCAGTGGAAAACTGGCCCTTGTGAATGACGCTGTATTGACAATTGACGCAGCCTCCGCGACAGATGTCTTTAGCGAAGGCGATACCGCCGGTACGTATATCCGCCATTTTACGCTGAACAGCTGGCGTGACAGCACGCAAGTGTCCATCAGGCTTCAGACATGGGACCGTGATGCAACATCGAATCCATATAGTGTAGAAAGGCGGCGGTTACCGATGACTGGAACGATTGTTGCCAACGACGGTAATTTTGGGTTAGATGAAGGATTTCCGACCACAGGATTCATCGGCGCGTGGTTTATTCTGAGTAGTGATATGCAAATAGAGTATGATAAAACAACATGTGGAGGTAATGAAAATAGTTGCGACTGGCTGCATGTGAATACAATGTCTCCCAACAGTCATGAAGTGTCATTTATCGGACAACCCACTTCAGAGACCCGCGAGGTGACAATTAATTTTATCTCACTATCCGACGATAATATTATCTACACCTACACTTTTAATTTGACAGCATGGTTCAGTACTATTTCTCCTGTTCAAGATACCCGGCAACAGGCGATAGACAGGTGTGGTGGCGCAGAGAACCTGCCTCTTTTAAAAGATTTGACTTCTGCTACTGCCCTGGGACAACCAGGGATAAGAGGTATCGGTAATCTGCATGGTGAATGGGGGAATATTAATCGGATTTTAAACACATCAATTTTCAATGTATGGACCAATGAAATATTCCCTCCAGTTTATTATTATATAGTGAACGTTTCAGTTGGAATTCCTAATATGCAATCTGAAAATGCCCATATTAATACAATATGTCGAACCATCCTTTAA
- a CDS encoding aminopeptidase: MNIELLQQLCEASAVSGDEQEVRDILINTLEPCVNEITFDGLGSFVARKGNKGPKVAVVGHMDEVGFMVTHIDESGFLRFTTIGGWWNQSMFNHRVTIRTHKGVKIPGVIGSVAPHALTEKQKQQPLSFDEMFIDIGANSREEVEKRGVEIGDFISPEANFACWGEDKVVSKALDNRIGCAMMAELLQTVNNPEITLYGVGSVEEEVGLRGAQTSAEHIKPDVVIVLDTAVAGDVPGIDNIKYPLKLGNGPGLMLFDKRYFPNQKLVAALKSCATQNDLPLQFSTMKTGATDGGRYNVMGGGRPVVALCLPTRYLHANSGMISKADYDALLTLIRDFLTTLTAEKVNAFSQFRQVD, from the coding sequence ATGAACATTGAGTTACTGCAACAGTTGTGCGAAGCCAGCGCCGTCAGCGGCGATGAACAGGAAGTTCGCGACATTCTGATAAACACGCTGGAACCCTGCGTGAATGAGATCACCTTCGATGGGCTGGGCAGCTTTGTTGCCCGTAAGGGGAATAAAGGGCCGAAAGTTGCCGTTGTCGGGCATATGGATGAAGTCGGCTTTATGGTCACCCACATCGACGAGAGCGGTTTTCTGCGTTTCACCACCATTGGTGGCTGGTGGAATCAGTCGATGTTCAACCACCGGGTAACCATACGCACACACAAGGGAGTGAAAATCCCTGGTGTGATTGGTTCCGTCGCGCCTCATGCGTTAACCGAAAAACAAAAGCAACAACCGCTGTCATTTGATGAGATGTTCATTGATATTGGCGCAAACAGTCGCGAAGAGGTGGAAAAGCGCGGCGTGGAAATTGGCGATTTTATTAGCCCTGAGGCCAATTTTGCCTGCTGGGGCGAAGATAAAGTGGTCAGCAAGGCGTTGGATAACCGCATCGGCTGCGCAATGATGGCCGAGCTACTACAGACAGTAAATAACCCCGAAATTACGCTTTATGGCGTTGGCAGTGTGGAAGAAGAAGTTGGGCTACGCGGGGCACAAACCTCGGCTGAACACATTAAACCGGATGTGGTGATCGTGCTGGATACCGCCGTCGCGGGCGATGTTCCGGGCATTGATAACATTAAATACCCGCTGAAACTGGGCAACGGGCCGGGGCTGATGTTGTTTGACAAGCGCTACTTCCCCAACCAGAAACTGGTAGCAGCGTTAAAAAGCTGTGCCACGCAGAATGATTTACCGCTGCAATTTTCCACTATGAAAACCGGTGCGACGGATGGCGGGCGCTACAACGTGATGGGCGGCGGGCGTCCGGTTGTCGCGCTGTGTCTGCCAACGCGTTATCTGCACGCCAATAGCGGTATGATTTCAAAAGCCGATTACGATGCTCTGCTCACGTTGATACGGGATTTTCTGACCACCTTAACCGCGGAGAAAGTCAACGCGTTTAGCCAGTTCCGTCAGGTGGATTAA